The genomic stretch TGACCTACCCGGCCGAGTCCGAGGAGTAAGCCATCATGCCTACTGCACCCTGGATGACCTGATCGAGCGGTTCGGCGAGAACGAGCTGCTGGATCTGGTGCCTGACAGCACTGGGGCAGTCATCGACCAGTCGGTGGTCGACAAGGCCATTGAGGACGCCAGTGGCGAGATCGACGGCTTTGTGTCTGCCGGTGGCTATCCGGTGCCGATGGACCCGGTGCCGCGCATCGTCACCGCCTACTGCACGGACATCGCCCGGTACCGGCTCTACGACAACCGGGCAACTGATCAGGTGACCAAGCGCTACGACGACGCGGTCAAGTTCCTGCGCTCCGTGGCCAGCGGCCAGGTAAAGCTGGGCACCCGGGTACCGACGGAATCCTCGGTTGGTGACGCGCAGTTCGACACCGGCCGGCGCACCTTTAACGGCGGTGGCTTCTGATGCTGGCCACCATTGAGGACGCCATCATCGAGCGCTGCCAGGCGGTGCTGGGTGCGCACGTGCGCACGGTGGAGGATCTGCCGGGGCGCTGGAGCGAGGCCACCCTGCGCGCAGCGCTGCGAAGAACACCAGGTGTTTACGTGGCCTGGGGTGGCAGCAGCGCGGTGGGCGACAACACCCAGCCACCACCAATGCCCGATACGTGGTTTACGTGGTGACCTCCCACGCCAGTGGCGAGCGTGAACGCCGCCGGGGCAACAGCCGCCAGGTGGGCGCTTACGAATTGGTGGAGCGCGTGGCGCCTGCCGTGCATGGGCTGAAGGTGGACAATATCGGCAGCCTGAGCCTGGAGAGCATCGACAACCTGTACTCCGACCGGTTCGACAAGGAAGGCGTGGTGATCTACGGCCTGGCCTACCGGCTGCGGTTGACCTTCCCGCCCGCCTTTGATGTGAACACTTTGAACGATTTTGAGCTTTACACCGGCACCCATCAGGTGGGTGATGCGGACGATCCCGAGCTGCAAAGCCGGGCAGATCTGAACCAGCCAGAGTAGGAGGAGTGATCCGTGGCCAAAGAACGCATTTACGTGAAGCCTCGCCAGCGTGACCCGGCCAAACCCGCCGCCGGTGTGCTGCAGGTGCGCCGGGAGAACGGCACGCCGATCCCGGACGAGGGCGCCTGGGTAGAACCCAGCCAGTACATCCGCCGTCGCCTGCGCGATGGCGACCTGGTAACGGCCACCGCCCGAAAAAGGCGAGTGCCAAAACCGCCGCCAAATCCACTGACACCCAGGAGTAAGCCATGATTACCGCCGGTGTATTCAATGACATCCCAGCGCGCTGCGCATTCCGGCGTGTTCATCGAGTTCGATGACCGCCTGGCCAACAGTGGCGTATGGCAGACCGCCTGCTGGTGCTGGCCAGCGCAGCGCGGCTGCTGAAAAGCCCGCCCTCTCGGTTGAGCGGGTCACCAGCGCCGAACAGGCCGACCGCTTCTACGGCCGCGGCTCCATGATCGCCGAGATGATCCGCGCGGCACTGGAGATCGACCCCTACATGGAAACCTGGGCCATCCCTCTGGATGACGACGGTACCGGCGTGAAGGCTACCGGGAGCATCACCGTGGCTGGCACGGCCACCGTGCCGGGTACCCTGGCGCTGTACATCGCCGGTTACCGGGTGCGTGTTGCGGTTGACGCCGCCGATGCGGCCGCCGATATCGCCCAGAGTATGGTTGCGGCCATCACCGCTGACGATCGTTTGCCGGTGACCGCGGCCGTGGACGGCGTGGATACCACCAAAGTGAACCTCACCTGTCGCTGGGCTGGCGAGACCGG from Marinobacter subterrani encodes the following:
- a CDS encoding gp436 family protein, coding for MDDLIERFGENELLDLVPDSTGAVIDQSVVDKAIEDASGEIDGFVSAGGYPVPMDPVPRIVTAYCTDIARYRLYDNRATDQVTKRYDDAVKFLRSVASGQVKLGTRVPTESSVGDAQFDTGRRTFNGGGF
- a CDS encoding DUF2635 domain-containing protein, whose translation is MAKERIYVKPRQRDPAKPAAGVLQVRRENGTPIPDEGAWVEPSQYIRRRLRDGDLVTATARKRRVPKPPPNPLTPRSKP